In Uranotaenia lowii strain MFRU-FL chromosome 2, ASM2978415v1, whole genome shotgun sequence, one genomic interval encodes:
- the LOC129749404 gene encoding uncharacterized protein LOC129749404: protein MKSLKLETSVIFWICITGLAIILILILPSVHACNGGYNFRIEKTENCAGPDPVVKIQENFIVSLSRRCLVRSHGCVEIKGYENATAVYIVRVFGIPVIKGEQDLCAKISKWSLAYPILNTFNFPNTCPVEKTTICADSKHVVNANPFKQFLPLLFGKPVLEIKIKHNNGDSCIRMQAEMFKENYSKNKSAESNKD from the exons ATGAAATCCTTGAAGCTTGAAACTAGTGTTATCTTCTGGATTTGTATAACTGGCCTTgcgataattttaattttaattttgccttcAGTTCATGCATGT AATGGCGGCTATAACTTTCGAATTGAAAAGACGGAAAACTGTGCCGGTCCGGATCCGGTcgtaaaaattcaagaaaacttCATCGTCAGCTTGAGCAGAAGATGCTTGGTCCGATCGCATGGCTGCGTAGAAATCAAGGGTTACGAAAATGCTACAGCCGTATATATTGTGAGGGTATTCGGGATCCCCGTTATAAAGGGCGAACAGGATCTTTGCGCAAAAATAAGTAAATGGTCCCTGGCGTACCCAATTCTTAATACTTTCAATTTTCCCAACACGTGTCCGGTAGAAAAG ACTACGATCTGTGCTGATTCTAAGCATGTTGTCAACGCAAATCCATTCAAGCAATTTCTTCCATTATTGTTCGGAAAACCTGTgctggaaataaaaattaaacacaataaT ggAGATTCTTGTATCAGAATGCAAGCTGAAATGTTCAAagaaaattattctaaaaacaAAAGCGCGGAATCCAATAAAGACTGA